The Methylomonas montana genome has a window encoding:
- a CDS encoding phosphatase PAP2 family protein has translation MPHRKIKRAHWELLAVSSLALLTTLVFWSTDLDLRLAELFYRPESFGDVWPFQHWWPWQLLYDYAFPFTVWSGLIALAVYVLSHFNAYTQRFRRRALYILLVIALGPGLVVNLVVKDHWGRPRPVHVTQFGGEHTYVPPGKLGHTPDKSFVCGHCSVGYTFFVLYFLSQNHKLVYFLLTLVLGWTLGFTRMTSGGHFLSDILWSGYLVFLVAFALYYGWFIRVKPVAKSTAKLGDT, from the coding sequence ATGCCCCATCGGAAAATTAAGCGCGCCCACTGGGAGTTGCTGGCGGTGTCGTCATTAGCGTTGCTAACGACGCTGGTATTTTGGTCGACCGATCTGGATTTACGGCTGGCCGAGCTGTTTTACCGGCCGGAAAGTTTCGGCGATGTCTGGCCGTTTCAACATTGGTGGCCGTGGCAATTGCTATACGACTACGCCTTTCCGTTTACGGTGTGGTCCGGCTTGATTGCACTAGCAGTTTATGTGCTGAGTCATTTTAATGCTTACACCCAGCGCTTTCGGCGGCGCGCATTGTATATCTTATTGGTGATTGCCTTGGGGCCGGGCTTGGTGGTTAATCTGGTGGTCAAGGATCATTGGGGGCGGCCGCGTCCGGTGCATGTCACCCAATTCGGCGGTGAGCACACCTATGTGCCGCCCGGTAAATTGGGTCATACCCCGGATAAGTCTTTCGTCTGCGGTCATTGTTCAGTCGGCTATACGTTTTTTGTGCTGTATTTTCTGTCGCAGAATCACAAGCTGGTTTACTTCTTACTGACGCTGGTATTGGGGTGGACCTTGGGATTTACCCGGATGACCTCGGGCGGACACTTCCTGTCCGATATTTTATGGTCGGGATATCTGGTGTTTCTGGTGGCGTTTGCGCTGTATTACGGCTGGTTTATTCGTGTCAAGCCCGTCGCTAAATCGACCGCCAAGTTGGGCGATACATGA
- a CDS encoding YaiI/YqxD family protein — protein sequence MTPTIWVDGDACPNLIKTVLFRAAQKRQIHLLLVANHSLATPSSRYIKAIRVNGGFDVADDYIVEHLQAGDLAITGDIPLAAKVIAKQGFAINPRGEIYSTENIGEKLAMRDFMAGLRDNGLMSGGAAAMAAKDVQNFANALDRFLTTRLNITG from the coding sequence ATGACGCCGACCATTTGGGTGGATGGGGACGCCTGCCCCAATTTGATCAAGACCGTATTGTTTCGCGCGGCGCAAAAAAGACAAATCCATTTGTTGCTGGTTGCTAATCACTCGCTGGCGACGCCGTCTTCCCGATATATCAAAGCGATTAGGGTTAATGGCGGCTTCGATGTGGCCGACGATTATATCGTCGAGCATCTGCAGGCCGGCGATCTGGCGATTACCGGCGATATTCCGCTGGCCGCTAAAGTGATCGCTAAGCAAGGCTTTGCGATCAATCCGCGCGGCGAAATATACAGCACCGAGAATATCGGCGAAAAATTGGCGATGCGCGATTTCATGGCAGGACTGCGCGATAACGGCTTAATGTCCGGCGGCGCGGCGGCCATGGCGGCGAAAGACGTGCAAAATTTCGCCAATGCGCTGGACCGATTTCTAACGACCCGACTAAATATAACAGGCTGA
- the dapA gene encoding 4-hydroxy-tetrahydrodipicolinate synthase has product MIQGSIVALVTPMTEDGAVDEASLKRLVEFHIEQGTDALVAVGTTGESATLDEDEHCAVIKFIVECVAGRIPVIAGTGANCTREAIHLTQKAKQAGADACLLVTPYYNKPTQEGLYLHYKAIAEAVDIPQILYNVPGRTACDLLPETVGRLAKIKNIVGVKEATGKLERVKQIRDLTGDDFALYTGDDATSCEFCLMGGNGSITVTGNVAPKLVHDMLAAAMSGDRASAEAIDAKLTGLHGSLFIQSNPIPVKWAVAEMGLMGKGIRLPLTWLTEDCFDAVRAAMHQAGVV; this is encoded by the coding sequence ATGATTCAAGGTAGTATCGTTGCGCTGGTAACCCCAATGACGGAAGACGGCGCGGTGGATGAAGCCAGTTTAAAACGGCTGGTCGAATTTCATATTGAGCAAGGCACCGATGCGCTGGTCGCGGTCGGTACCACTGGCGAATCGGCGACTCTCGACGAAGACGAACATTGCGCGGTGATCAAGTTCATCGTCGAATGCGTGGCCGGCCGGATCCCGGTGATTGCCGGCACCGGCGCCAATTGCACTCGGGAGGCGATTCATCTGACGCAAAAAGCCAAGCAAGCCGGCGCGGATGCCTGTTTGCTGGTCACGCCTTACTACAACAAACCGACCCAGGAAGGTTTGTATCTGCATTACAAAGCCATTGCCGAAGCGGTTGACATTCCGCAAATTCTGTATAACGTGCCAGGCCGCACCGCGTGCGATCTGTTGCCGGAAACCGTGGGCCGCCTGGCGAAAATTAAGAATATTGTCGGCGTGAAAGAAGCCACTGGCAAGCTGGAGCGGGTCAAACAAATCCGGGATTTAACCGGCGACGATTTTGCGCTGTATACCGGCGACGATGCCACCAGTTGCGAATTTTGTCTGATGGGTGGCAACGGCAGTATCACTGTGACCGGTAACGTCGCCCCTAAACTGGTTCACGACATGCTGGCGGCGGCGATGAGCGGCGATCGCGCCAGCGCCGAGGCGATCGATGCCAAACTGACCGGTTTGCATGGTAGCTTGTTTATCCAATCCAATCCGATTCCGGTTAAATGGGCCGTCGCCGAAATGGGCTTGATGGGCAAGGGCATTCGTCTGCCGTTGACCTGGCTAACCGAAGACTGTTTCGATGCCGTGCGCGCAGCGATGCATCAGGCCGGCGTCGTATAA
- the bamC gene encoding outer membrane protein assembly factor BamC, with product MKKCPCGRLAVIGLLLLNASACSTIKSWFPDKERDYQFTTEIPELIVPEDLKAKTFPSRPEATAANAAPIPQASATAKAAEVVEPVTSKSEAEPLEAAASPGHGVQTTGASGVSSLQIDQSVKQAWWLVGKALSRQKLEVVERNLDKGYFFVKYDPEAIKPEDGSIWDEVTFLFGDDPSQEQEYRVSLQELDAQLTEVTVQNSEGQTISNAAATSLLRLITEGINQDLPTSTNDNPESAADQSKAP from the coding sequence ATGAAAAAATGCCCCTGCGGCCGTTTAGCGGTTATCGGTTTGCTGTTGCTCAATGCTTCGGCCTGTAGCACCATCAAGAGTTGGTTCCCGGATAAGGAAAGAGACTATCAATTTACGACCGAAATCCCGGAGTTGATCGTACCCGAGGATCTGAAAGCCAAGACTTTCCCGAGCCGGCCGGAAGCGACTGCCGCTAATGCCGCGCCTATTCCGCAAGCCTCTGCGACGGCCAAGGCGGCCGAGGTTGTCGAGCCCGTTACCAGCAAATCGGAAGCGGAGCCGCTGGAAGCTGCTGCCAGTCCAGGTCATGGCGTACAAACCACCGGCGCCAGCGGCGTCAGTAGCTTGCAAATCGACCAATCCGTCAAGCAGGCCTGGTGGTTGGTGGGTAAAGCACTGAGCCGGCAAAAGCTGGAAGTGGTCGAACGCAATCTGGACAAAGGCTATTTCTTTGTCAAATACGATCCGGAAGCGATTAAGCCGGAGGATGGTTCCATTTGGGATGAAGTAACTTTTTTGTTTGGCGACGATCCTAGCCAGGAACAAGAATACCGGGTGAGCTTGCAGGAACTCGATGCGCAACTCACCGAAGTGACCGTGCAAAATAGCGAAGGCCAAACCATTTCCAACGCCGCCGCCACCTCCTTGCTCAGATTAATAACCGAAGGCATTAACCAGGATTTACCGACGAGCACGAACGATAATCCGGAAAGTGCCGCCGATCAATCCAAAGCGCCATAG
- a CDS encoding ArnT family glycosyltransferase, with amino-acid sequence MSEKLLGWIADHSLALLLAILFVRGGFLLINGFDLIGDESYYWDWSRQPDWCYYSKPPMVAWLIGAFTWLLGDHTFTVRLPALLLGTVFLWFFHATARAFYGARGGAMALLLVLATPINVLANFLMTIDPPLYCFWMMSIYYLRRALFDADQRAWLWAGLASAAALLSKQSALILPLMLLVFLLQDSQRRHLLKTQFWLYLLPIVVAAVPIVWWNLQHDWVMFGHSKSHFGNHEPVDLAKHLQWARDFLLYQILLVSPVIFVLVVTSGLRAAFNFKRLSAEQRFLLLMGPALLLGVLLLSFLQKAQGNWPMPFYFSGLILLAGNWLAGAWKKSLKFGLLLGYTMVAMTYVLPIVIQALNLQHTAFDPTKRFKSWQELAVNIHFERLISLPDPENTFVVALGHRYLASQLAFYLPDHPKVYRFEQSGQVGSQYEVWPGPLEFVGKNGFVIGQSSEESLPTELKAAFQNFRFLAQIPNPSNPNAPYYLYLGENLKFWPEPTRQTLDKDAYAPSEN; translated from the coding sequence ATGTCTGAGAAATTGTTAGGTTGGATAGCTGATCACAGCTTGGCGCTATTGCTGGCGATTCTGTTCGTGCGCGGTGGATTTTTGCTGATCAACGGTTTTGATTTGATCGGCGACGAGAGCTATTACTGGGATTGGTCGCGGCAACCCGATTGGTGTTATTACAGCAAGCCGCCGATGGTGGCCTGGTTGATCGGCGCTTTCACCTGGTTATTGGGCGACCATACCTTCACGGTGCGTCTGCCGGCGCTGCTGCTAGGCACGGTGTTTCTTTGGTTTTTTCACGCTACGGCGCGGGCATTTTACGGGGCGCGTGGTGGTGCGATGGCCTTATTGCTGGTATTGGCGACGCCGATCAATGTGTTGGCCAACTTCCTGATGACCATCGATCCGCCGCTGTACTGCTTCTGGATGATGAGTATTTATTACTTGCGGCGAGCGCTGTTCGATGCTGACCAGCGCGCCTGGCTCTGGGCCGGTTTGGCTAGCGCGGCGGCGCTGCTCAGCAAACAATCGGCGCTGATTTTGCCTTTAATGTTGCTGGTGTTTCTGTTGCAGGATAGTCAGCGGCGCCACCTGTTGAAAACTCAATTTTGGTTATATTTGCTGCCGATTGTCGTCGCGGCCGTGCCAATCGTGTGGTGGAATCTGCAGCATGACTGGGTGATGTTCGGGCACAGTAAAAGCCACTTCGGCAATCATGAACCGGTCGATTTGGCGAAGCATTTACAGTGGGCCAGGGATTTTCTGCTCTATCAGATTTTGCTGGTGTCGCCAGTGATATTTGTGCTGGTGGTAACGAGCGGTTTGCGGGCTGCCTTTAATTTTAAACGCTTGTCGGCGGAGCAACGGTTTTTACTGTTGATGGGGCCGGCCTTGCTACTGGGTGTTTTGCTTTTAAGTTTTCTGCAAAAAGCTCAGGGCAATTGGCCGATGCCGTTTTATTTTAGCGGCTTGATTTTATTGGCCGGCAATTGGTTGGCCGGTGCCTGGAAAAAATCCCTGAAATTCGGCTTATTACTGGGTTACACAATGGTGGCGATGACCTATGTGTTGCCGATTGTGATACAAGCTTTAAATTTGCAGCATACCGCTTTCGATCCGACCAAGCGCTTCAAAAGCTGGCAGGAGTTGGCGGTGAATATTCATTTCGAACGTCTGATCAGTTTGCCTGACCCGGAGAACACCTTTGTGGTAGCCTTGGGGCATCGTTATTTGGCTAGTCAATTGGCTTTTTATCTACCCGATCATCCGAAAGTGTATCGTTTCGAGCAGAGCGGGCAGGTAGGCTCGCAATATGAAGTGTGGCCGGGGCCGCTGGAATTTGTCGGCAAAAACGGCTTTGTGATTGGTCAATCCAGCGAGGAAAGTTTGCCCACGGAATTGAAAGCGGCGTTTCAAAATTTTCGGTTTCTGGCGCAAATCCCCAACCCGAGTAACCCTAACGCGCCGTATTATCTATATTTAGGCGAAAACTTGAAGTTTTGGCCGGAACCCACCAGGCAAACACTGGACAAGGATGCATATGCCCCATCGGAAAATTAA